One Leopardus geoffroyi isolate Oge1 chromosome C1, O.geoffroyi_Oge1_pat1.0, whole genome shotgun sequence DNA segment encodes these proteins:
- the LOC123600042 gene encoding tripartite motif-containing protein 64-like — protein MLSQEATGRYMCVSEDAGSVMFGVTHPGVSREPESLASFAAWGPQVFTSGKHYWEVDVTCSPNWILGVCKDSLMSDTDIISDPEAAFLLFSLKINNRYSLSTNSPPLIQYVESPLGQIGVFLDYDNGTVSFYDVCKSSLIYSFLPSSFSFPLKPFLCFGSL, from the coding sequence ATGCTGAGTCAGGAAGCCACCGGTCGTTACATGTGCGTTTCTGAGGATGCTGGAAGTGTGATGTTTGGAGTCACCCATCCTGGTGTGTCCAGAGAGCCTGAGAGCCTGGCGAGCTTTGCAGCCTGGGGACCTCAGGTCTTCACCTCTGGTAAACATTACTGGGAGGTGGATGTCACATGCTCCCCAAATTGGATTCTGGGAGTCTGTAAAGATTCCTTGATGAGTGATACTGATATCATTAGTGATCCTGAGGCagcatttcttctgttttctttgaagatAAACAATCGTTATAGTCTCTCCACCAACTCCCCGCCATTAATTCAGTATGTGGAAAGTCCTCTGGGTCAGATTGGAGTATTTCTGGATTACGACAACGGAACTGTGAGCTTCTATGATGTTTGCAAAAGTTCCCTCATAtacagtttccttccttcctccttctctttccctctgaagCCTTTCCTTTGCTTTGGTTCCCTCTGA